The genomic window GCATATTGTTCGTTTGCTTTTAAATCAGCAATAAACGTATCTTTTAGAGCGCGAATTGCCGCTGCTTTCCGGACAAGATGTTCTGCCAATGCGGATTCATCCGGCACTTTCTGCTTTGCCCCTTTTCCGTACACGATTTCGTCCGGTTGCACGTCTGTATACTGTTTTGTCTTCGCTATCGAAGCAATGTCTTCTGTCGATTGGGACGGATTTAAAAGATAAGAAGCGATAAGCAAGTCAAAATCGACCCCACACATTGCAATACCTTTCCAGCGTAACGCGACAATGGCCCTCTTGGCATCAAAGACACTTTTTTTCATTTTGTCGTCTTCTAGCCATTGTTTAAAGGCCGCCGACGACAAGGCGATTTCCGCCGGAATAAAAAAGTTCCCTTTTTCGTTTGCAATGGCAAAACCAAGAATCGGAGCTTTATGATAGTTTTCTTCTAGTACTTCGACAACCACCGCAGCCTCGTCGGTCAACATTTCTTTCGTTACTTCTTTGACGATAGTATACGAAATAGCGTTTAAATGCGCTGGTTGCTCTTGTTCTGTCGGAGCAAATTTTCCAAGCAACGATTGAAAACCAAGCTCTTTAAAGAGTGCGATAACTTTATCTACATCGTATCCTTCGTATTTCGTGTCTTCGAGCGTAATAGCAAGCGGGGCGTCGCGCAAAATGGTCGCTAGTTGTTTGCTCATCAACGCTACGTCGCGATATTGTGTAAGATTTTCTTTTACTTTTTTTCCGCTTACTTGTTCTAACGAATCTAGTAATTGCTCGACTGTCCCGAACTCTTTTAACAGCTTCAGCGCCGTTTTCTCCCCAATGCCCGGCACCCCTGGGATGTTGTCAGACGCATCGCCCATTAACCCTTTTAAATCAATAATTTGCGCAGGGGTGATCCCGTACTTTTCTTTCACTGTTCCCGGTGTATACGATTCAACATCAGTAATTCCTTTTCTTGTAATATCTACTGTCACATGGTCGGACGCTAGTTGCGTTAAGTCGCGGTCTCCGGAAATAATTTTAACGTCAAATCCTTCTTTTTCCGCTTGCGTGCATAACGTTCCGATAATATCGTCTGCTTCATACCGGTCTAGCTCATACGTACGAATGTGGTATGCCTCCAATAATTTGCGTAAAAACGGAAACTGCTCTGACAACTCCGGGGGAGTTTTTTGTCTTCCGCCCTTATATTCGCCAAACGTTTCATGACGAAACGTCGTTTTTCCTGCATCAAATGCTACTAATAAATGGGTTGGTTTTTCTTCTTCTAAAATTTTCATGAGCATCATCGTAAACCCATAAATCGCATTTGTATGAATGCCTTTATCGTTATGTAAAAGCGGCAACGCAAAAAAGGCACGATAGGCAATGCTATTGCCGTCGATCAATACTAGCTTCTTCATTCGCTCTCCTCCTCCGATTTCGCTGCCCTTATTGTATCACGATTAACGAGGGAATGAAAAAAAGACGAGAACATTTTTTCGTTCTCGTCTTCAAGGGTTGGCTCCCTAGATGAAGGGGTTTTCACGTTCAGCGTACCAAACGTTTATGAATAGATCATTAAAAAGATGTTAACATTTTGTAAATTCATACTTCTTTCGGAAAATGAACAGTAAACGTCGTACCTTTGCCGATTTGGCTTTTGACGGTAATATAGCCATGGTGGGCTTCGACAAGATGTTTGACAATTGCAAGTCCAAGCCCTGTTCCGCCCGAATTCCGGCTTCTCGCTTTATCGACGCGATAAAAGCGCTCAAAAATGCGAGGAATTTCTTTTTCCGCAATGCCAATACCCGTATCTTCGACATGCACGAGCACTTCCTCTGACGATTCTTTCACTCGAACGATGACATGTCCATCTGCTGGCGTATACGTCAGCGCATTCGTAATTAAATTAATAAAAATTTGCTTGAGTCGGTCGCTATCGCCGACGACATAAATGGAGTCCACAGCGTCTACCCGCAAATGAATATTTTTTTCTTCCGCTTTTCCCATGAACATCGTCATTAATTCCGTCAACAGTCTGGTGAGGTTGACTTGCTCGAGGCGAAGTTGAAACCCGTGCTGCTCGATTTTCGATAAATCGAGTAAGTCTTGAATTAAACTTTGTAGCCGTTCACTCTCTTGCAAAATAATTGATAAGAAATGTTCCAATGCTTTCTCATCTTTCATTGCCCCATCTAATAATGTTTCGGCAAAGCCTTTGATGGATGTAATCGGTGTTTTTAGTTCGTGCGATACGTTCGCGACAAAGTCTTTGCGCATCTGTTCTAGCTTTTTCAATTCCGTAATGTCATGGAACACGAGCACAATCCCTTTCCATTCGGCGTTTGTCCCAATAATTGGTGCCCCGTATACTTCAAAATATTTTCGCTCAATGTCAACCGTTAAGACGAGCTGTTTGCGCACTCTCGTTTCTTTTATAAAAATTTCGTCGACAAGCTGGATGATTTCTTTATAGGGAAACACCTCTGTATATAGCCGATGTAAATAATCGACAGGACGAATATGGAAAATTTCCTTATACGCTCGGTTCACTAAATTAATGTATCCTCGACTATCAATTAAGATTAAGCCACTGCCTACGTTTTCAATCAGCGTATGCAGCCGGTCGGTTTGCATCTCTTGAATTTTGCTCATTTCTTGTAAATTGCGAGCTAAAATGTTGAGCGAATGCGTAAGCAGCCCTGTTTCTTCTCCGTGTTGCGTTTCATACACTCTCGCTTTATAGTTTCCTCGGGCTAGTTCAAAGGCAACTTTTGTTGCGGCTTCGATTGGCTTCATATGTTGTGCTGTAATTTTCAATCCTAATAACACAATGACAATAAGCGCTGTGCCTAAACTGCTGACGAGCACTCCCCATATTTGTTGCGTCACTTTTTTTAAAGAATGGACAGACGTGCTTAAAATGACGTGCCCATTCGCTTTTTTCCCATGTAAAAACGGAACGATGTAATAATAAATGTTTTGTTTTTCTTCCATGATCGATGCATTTTTTTCTTCTTTGCCATGTAAAATATCGCGGACGATTCGTTCGTGAGCGCTATCGCTAATAGTAGAAACTTGCCCTGTATCGATGACGATTTTCTCGTTTTCATCAAGAACAGTAATGCGCGCAGACAGGGTGTCGCTCATCTGCTCGATTTGCCGACGTGCTGTATCAATTGGCTCGCTTTCAAGCAAAAGCGCAATCATTTTTGTTTCTTTTTCGATTCGTTTGTTCATCGTTTCCACATAAAAATCTTTAAACAACTGTCCTAACAACATTCCAAGGCAAACAAGAACTGTTACAATAAGCGAAACGAGCGCTACTACAAACCGAAAGCGAAAATCAGTCATCGCTCTTTGGCTCCTCAAGCTTATAGCCTAGTCCGCGAATCGTTTTAATATAGAGCGGCTTTTTCGTATTTTGTTCAATTTTTTCGCGCAAATGGCTAATATGGACGTCAACGATGCGCGTATCTCCGGCAAAGTCGTAGTTCCATACCGCACTCAATAACTGATCACGTGTTAATACCCGCCCCTTATTTTTCGCTAAATATAAAAGCAATTCAAATTCTTTTGGTGTTAATTCTAATAAATTATCTCGAAAATATGCTTCATATCGGTCTGGGAAAATGGACAATTCCCCAATGACGATCTTGTTGTTTTCCTCCTCTATTGGCACTGCCACCGGCTGAATACGCCGCAAAATCGCCTTCATGCGCGCCACGACTTCGCGTGGGCTGAACGGTTTTGTCATATAATCGTCTGCGCCAAGTTCAAGCCCGAGCACTTTATCAAACTCATCGTCTTTTGCTGTCAACATCAAAATCGGGACCATGATTTTTTGCTGGCGCAGTTGCTTACATACTTCGATGCCATCGATTTTCGGAAGCATTAAGTCAAGAATGATTAAATCTGGTTGCTCGAGAATCGCTTTTTGCAAGCCTTCTTCGCCATCACTTGCTGTGATCACTTCAAACCCAGCTTGTTTTAAATTGTATTCTAAAAGTGTGACAATAGATGGTTCATCGTCGACAATTAACACCTTCTTACTCATCTTTTCCTGCTACTAAAAATATAGACAAACCTATATTTTTAGAGTGTTCCTGCTTCAACGAACCCGACCTCGCCAAAAGGCTACTATCGTTTGCATGGCTCTCCACAGGCGTTAATTCCCGACTAGCCATCGGTACATCCATACCGTCCTCGTTACGTGAGAACGATATAGTCTGTTGCACGTAAAAGGGATGTTGCCGCATGAAGGTCTCTATCCATCGTATGACCACAACCATCACAAACATATATCGGATCCGATAACTGGAGGTCTTTTTTCATATGCCCGCAACGAGAACACATTTTCGACGATGGATAAAATCGACTGACTTGTCTTACTTCCATGCCATATTTTTTGCATTTATGAATGAGCCATGTTTGAAACGTATAAAAACATTGCTCTGCCATCGCTTTAGACAAATGACGGTTTTTCATCATCCCTTTGACGTTCAAGTTCTCGATGACGACGTATCGTGGCTTGGTTCTCACCACTTCATTCGCTACAAATTTCACGTACTCCAAGCGAATATTCGCCAATCGAGCATGGAGCTTTTGCACCCTAAAAATATTTTTGTCTATATTCGCTCCTCTTTTCGTAGCAGGCTTTTCACCTCTCTTCTTTAGATTTTCGTATTTGCGAGATAAGGAGCGTTGTTCTCGCTTTAATTTCTTTTTCAACTTCCTCACTTTTGGGTTTCGGTAAGCTTTCAATACGCCTTCGTTATCCCATCTTTGTAGCGTTTTTACCGACACATGTAACATTTCTGCAAATTCTTTTGGTTTATAGTGTTTCATGTCTATATTTTATAATGTTTAAACACTTTTGTATATTTTAAAAATCACTGTTTTCGTCCTCCTAGTAAGCAAACAGTTTTCTTTATTATACCACATAAAAAAAAAGGGGCTGACCCAAAACGCGAATGCGTTTTGAGATTAGCCCGATTTTTTTTACACTAAAATAGAAGAATCGCCCTTTTTTCTGGTAGAATAGAGTCACCACAACAACTATCACCGGAAAAGGAGCGATTCTTTTATGAAACATCATCATATTTCTTTTAAAGAGTATACCATGGATAACCTCACGTTGCCAAGCAATATTGCCGATCTCATTCCACCGGATAATATGGCTCACGTGGTTCACGAGATGGTCGAGCGCATCCCGATGGAGACGTTTCTTCCTTACTATAAAGGCGGCGGTACCTCTTCTTATCATCCAAAAATGATGACGAAAATTATCCTCTACGCGTACACCCAAAAAATGTATCATGGCCGAGAAATTGCTCGACAATTAGAAGTACATCTTCCCCTCATGTGGTTGAGTGGGTTTCAAAAGCCGGACTTCCGTTCCATCAATCGATTTCGCTCCGAACGGATGAAAGGGCTGATTGACGACTTGTTCCGAGAAATGATCACCCTGCTTGTCGCGGACGGCTATGTCAACATGGAAGACTATTTCGTAGATGGGACGAAAATTGAAATCGAGTAGGAGGGGGTGATTAACCCCCGACCTCTCACACCACCGTACGTACCGTTCGGTATACGGCGGTTCCACTAAGATTGACGCAGAAATTCGTAGCGATTATACAGACTTTTCAGCCCTCGTTGGCTCCAATAGGAGTTGTCGAGGGTTTTGTGTAGAATTGGGCTGTGGGCGATTCGCCAGTATTTCTTTCTGGTGTTTCCCCATTCGTATGCTTTGTATTCTGGAATCCCTAATCCAATCAGCTTTCTAACTCTTGTTTTAGGTTTCTTCCATTGTTTCCATTCACACATTCTCAGCCTTCTTCTTATCCACTCGTCTATTTCTTTGAATTTGCTCGGGGTATCTGCTAGCGCGAAGTATCCGCACCATCCTGTGAGGTATTGGTTCAGTCTTTCCACCCTTACTTCCATCGGATAAGGCTTCGACCGAGAAGTTATTTCTCGTATTTTTCTTTTCAGCCGTTCCATGCTTTCTTTGGCTATTCGCACCTTTGGATCTTTGTGAAAGGTGAAACTGAACCCTAGAAACTTCCGTTTCCACGGACGGTCTACTGCTGATTTCTCTCTGTTTACCTTCAATTTTAGGTGCTGTTCGAGGAAGGTCGATACCGATTTCATCACACGCTGTCCTGCTTTCCATGACTTCACATAGATGTTGCAGTCATCCGCATATCGGACAAATTGGTGCCCCCTTGCTTCCAACTCTTTGTCCAATTGGTCTAGGAGAATGTTGGATAGAAGTGGACTAAGCGGTCCTCCCTGCGGTGTTCCTTCTTCCGTTATTTGGACAACCCCATTTATCATGACTCCTGATTGAAGATATTTTCGTATCAACTTCAGTAGGATGCGGTCTTCGATTCGCTTGGCGAGTATCCCCATCAATTGGTCGTGATTGACTTTATCAAAGAATTTCTCTAAGTCTATATCGACCACCCAGCGGTAACCCTCTTTGATATATTCTTTCGCCTTCCTTACCGCATCATGAGCCCTCCGATTCGGACGAAACCCATAACTATTTTCCGAAAAGGTTGGGTCAAAGATTGGGGTTAACACTTGAGCGATTGCTTGTTGAATGAAACGATCTGTCACGGTAGGTATTCCTAACATCCTCACTCCGCCATTTGGTTTCGGGATTTCGACACGACGTACGGGTGCAGGTTGGTAGGTTCCTGTTCTTAACTCTTCCCGGAGGGAGTCCCAGTTTTCATAGAGATGTCTTCGTAGGTCTTTTACGGACATTCCATCGATGCCGTGACTTCCTTTATTTTGTTCCACTCGTTTGAGCGCCGTTAGAAGATTTCCACGTGACAAGATTCGTTCCATTAACATCTTCGCTTCCCTTTCTACGTGAACGAAGGTTCTCCTTATGCCAGTTCCTGCTCCACCCTCTTAGAGTCCCCCACGGGATTCACCGCTTCCTCCTCTAAGTAAGTCCTTTCGGATTGTCTGTGTTCTTCACAGGTACTGAATGCGTAGATTTCGTTCTCTCTTCATGGTTCAGTCCTTCCCACCCTTTCTCGAGCAAGGATGGTACTATGACCTCTGCTGACTTCTGATTGTTCAGCTATCCATCACTGGATAGGTTGCCAAGGGAACTCGGCATTCCAATCAGACCTCCCCGGGTAAGAGTGCAGTCTTTCCTTCCATCCATCTGCTTCATTTACTCGATATCACCTTCGGCAGAAAGGGCTTTGTTTTGTCGCGCAAACTCACCCAATGATACCTAGCCTCTTATGAAGTTCGTGTTCCTCAGACCGGAAGTTTGCCGCTCGCTTCCTTCAGATTCCGCGTCACCACGGACACCCTTGCGTTAAGCTAACTGCTACTTCTGCCTTCGCAGTTCGGGACTTTCACCCTATAGACTACACCCATGCCGGACGCACGCGAATGCCAACCGATACACGTTCGTTTGGCGGAAATCCGCCGAGAAATACCAAGAGAAATTACAAGCCAATGTGGATCAGCTCATCGCCCAGATCGATGCGATCGTGGAAGAAGAAAATGCGGAAGAAATCGACGCTTCCCCTGCTTTTACTTCAAAAGAAATCCGAAAGAAAACCGAGGAGTGGGAAAAACGTTTGGAGGCCGAGCCGGACAACCAACCGTTGAAGAAGGCCGTCAAGAAGATGAAGGAAGACTACTTGCCTCGCAGTGAAAAGTACGAACACCAACTCCAAGTATGCGGGGACCGCAACAGCTATTCCAAAACGGATGCGGATGCGACGTTTATGCGTTTGAAGGAGGACCACATGCGCAACGGCCAACTGAAGCCGGCTTATAACGTACAAGTGGGTTCTTCCGATCAGTTCGTTCTGGGGTATTCGCTTCACCAGAGACCCGGCGATACTCGTTGTCTTCTGCCACACCTAGAGACGGTTCGAGAGAAATATGGGGTGGTACCAAAACGCGTGACCGCTGACGCTGTCTATGGTTCCGAGGAAAATTACGTGAAACTCGAAGAGAAAAACATTTCCGCGTTTATCAAGTACAACACGTATGAGAAAGAGAACACACGCAAGGTCAAGAAGAACCCGCACCATCCACAGAATTGGACATACAAGAAAGAAGAGGACGTTTGGATTTGTGCGAACGGGAAAAAACTGGTCCGTATAGGAACTTCGAAGCAGACCACAGAATCTGGGTATACTTCGGTCATCCAGCACTACCAATGCCACGAATGCGAAGGGTGTCCGTTCCGCTCGGTCTGCACAACTTCCAAGTATGGACGTACAACGCAATGGAACCCCGTCTATCACGAACAGAAACAGAAGGCTCGTGAACGACTGGAAAGTGAAGAAGGACAAGCACGATACCGCCAACGCCAAACCGACATTGAGAGTGTGTTTGGGCAAATCAAGCAAAATCGCGGATTTCGTCGCTTTGTCCTCCGAGGCCTCCAAAAAATTTCCATAGAATGGGGGCTTATTTGCGTTGCCCATAATCTCCTCAAGAAAGCCGCTAAGGACAAACAACGGTCCTTAGCGGCATAAACAATGGAAACAAAAGGGGGCGAATCGCCCTTTTATTTAACAAAATATGTAAAAGTAAAGAAAACTGACTCCAAAAGTCCGCTTTTTAGCGGACTTTTGGGTCAGCCTCCTAAAAGTTTTCAAGCACGTGGCTATCAAGCCATGATAAAGCATATGGCGGACAAACGGTCAACGTCCCTTCGAGTACTTTTTCCCGTTCATCGCGCAACGCTTCGACGGCAACGGTGATCGAGTGGGCGTCGACATCGACAGATTTGACTTCAAACCAAAATTGCAATTGTTCATAATGATAGACTGGTTTTAAAAAATGGATATCGTGCCGCTCGATATGGCTTCCCGGTCCGGGCAAATATTTGGAAATAGCTGATGTAATCATTCCTGTCAGCATAATCGTTGGAACAATCGGCTTTTTCCATGGCGTTTGCGATGCATAATCATGCTGAATATATAGCGGATTTGCGTCATCTGTTAAGCCAAGGTATAGCAACAAATCTTTATCTTCAATTTTCGCGTTGATGACCAGTTTTTCCCCGACCGTGATTTCTGATATATTTCTCCCCAATTTCCGTTTTTTTAACATCGTTTACACCCCTTTGTTTGGAAACCGCTTTCATCCTAGATGAAAACAAACATTCGGGCTCTCCCGAATGTTTGTTTTTTTTATCCCAATACTTTCATGACGTTTTTGACCGACTCGACTGATTTCGCAAGTGCTGCTTTTTCTTCGTCGGTGAGCTCAAGCTCGATCACTTTTTCAATGCCGTTGCCGCCCAAAATCGTCGGTACGCCCAAATAAATGCCTTCATAGCCATATTCTCCTTCGAGGTAAGCAATCGCTGGAAGGACGCGGCGTTGATCTTTAATGATCGCTTCGACCATTTCGACAAGTGATGCGGCTGGCGCATAGTAGGCGCTGCCGTTGCCAAGCAAGTTGACGATTTCGCCGCCGCCTTTGCGCGTACGTTCTACAATTGCATCTAGCCGTTCTTTCGGAATTAATGTCTCAAGCGGAATGCCGCCTGCATAGGAATAACGGACAAGCGGAACCATGTCGTCACCGTGTCCGCCTAATACAAAGCCGGTAATGTCTTTGACGGATAGATTTAATTCTTGCGCGACAAACGTTCGGAAGCGGGCTGTATCCAACACACCTGATTGTCCGATGACGCGGTTTTTCGGAAATCCAGATTCTTTGTACACCGTGTACGTCATCGCATCGACTGGGTTAGTCAACACAATAATGTAGCAGTTTGGCGAATATTTGACGATTTCTTTTGTGACGGCTTTCATAATTTTTTGGTTTGTTGTCACTAAGTCATCGCGGCTCATGCCTGGTTTGCGAGCGATTCCAGCCGTGATGACGACAATGTCTGAATCCGCCGTATCCGCATAATCGGATGTGCCAATAATGTTCGCATCAAACCCTAATACAGGGCTTGATTCTAACATATCAAGCGCTTTTCCTTTCGTCGGGTTTTCTAGTTGCGGAATATCGACTAATACGACATCCCCGAGTTCTTTTTGCGCTAAAATAAACGCTGTTGTCGCCCCCGTAAATCCTGCGCCAATGACCGATATTTTTTTGCGCTTCATCGCCATTTTCCCCATCCCCTCTCGGCTTTATTCCATATTGCGAATTAACGCATCCGCAAACTCTGAACATTTCACCTCAGTCGCACCTTCCATGAGGCGAGCAAAGTCGTACGTAACCACTTTCGACGCGATCGTTTTTTCCATCGAATCAATAATTAATTTCGCTGCTTCGTTCCAGCCAAGATGTTCAAACATCATGACGCCTGATAAAATGACGGACGATGGATTCACTTTGTCTAATCCTGCGTATTTCGGCGCTGTACCATGTGTTGCTTCAAAAATCGCATGTCCTGTTTCGTAGTTAATGTTGGCCCCAGGAGCAATACCGATGCCGCCTACTTGTGCAGCGAGCGCATCAGAAATGTAGTCGCCGTTCAAGTTCATCGTTGCAACAAC from Anoxybacillus amylolyticus includes these protein-coding regions:
- the polA gene encoding DNA polymerase I; the encoded protein is MKKLVLIDGNSIAYRAFFALPLLHNDKGIHTNAIYGFTMMLMKILEEEKPTHLLVAFDAGKTTFRHETFGEYKGGRQKTPPELSEQFPFLRKLLEAYHIRTYELDRYEADDIIGTLCTQAEKEGFDVKIISGDRDLTQLASDHVTVDITRKGITDVESYTPGTVKEKYGITPAQIIDLKGLMGDASDNIPGVPGIGEKTALKLLKEFGTVEQLLDSLEQVSGKKVKENLTQYRDVALMSKQLATILRDAPLAITLEDTKYEGYDVDKVIALFKELGFQSLLGKFAPTEQEQPAHLNAISYTIVKEVTKEMLTDEAAVVVEVLEENYHKAPILGFAIANEKGNFFIPAEIALSSAAFKQWLEDDKMKKSVFDAKRAIVALRWKGIAMCGVDFDLLIASYLLNPSQSTEDIASIAKTKQYTDVQPDEIVYGKGAKQKVPDESALAEHLVRKAAAIRALKDTFIADLKANEQYALFTELELPLTLVLADMEFLGITVNVERLKAMGQELQGQLQSLEKEIYELAGQAFNINSPKQLGTILFEKLQLPALKKTKTGYSTSADVLEKLAPQHEIVEKILHYRQLGKLQSTYIEGLLKVVHEDTNKVHTIFNQALTQTGRLSSTEPNLQNIPIRLEEGRKIRQAFVPSEPDWVIFAADYSQIELRVLAHIANDENLIAAFQNDLDIHTKTAMDIFHVRAEEVTQQMRRHAKAVNFGIVYGISDYGLSQNLNISRKEAAQFIERYFASFPGVKQYMEDIVQQAKQTGYVTTLLHRRRYLPDITSRNFNLRSFAERTAMNTPIQGSAADIIKKAMIDLAERLQKEGMRARILLQVHDELILEAPKDEVEQLAKIVPAVMEHTVELRVPLKVDYHYGPTWYDAK
- the pnpS gene encoding two-component system histidine kinase PnpS, whose translation is MTDFRFRFVVALVSLIVTVLVCLGMLLGQLFKDFYVETMNKRIEKETKMIALLLESEPIDTARRQIEQMSDTLSARITVLDENEKIVIDTGQVSTISDSAHERIVRDILHGKEEKNASIMEEKQNIYYYIVPFLHGKKANGHVILSTSVHSLKKVTQQIWGVLVSSLGTALIVIVLLGLKITAQHMKPIEAATKVAFELARGNYKARVYETQHGEETGLLTHSLNILARNLQEMSKIQEMQTDRLHTLIENVGSGLILIDSRGYINLVNRAYKEIFHIRPVDYLHRLYTEVFPYKEIIQLVDEIFIKETRVRKQLVLTVDIERKYFEVYGAPIIGTNAEWKGIVLVFHDITELKKLEQMRKDFVANVSHELKTPITSIKGFAETLLDGAMKDEKALEHFLSIILQESERLQSLIQDLLDLSKIEQHGFQLRLEQVNLTRLLTELMTMFMGKAEEKNIHLRVDAVDSIYVVGDSDRLKQIFINLITNALTYTPADGHVIVRVKESSEEVLVHVEDTGIGIAEKEIPRIFERFYRVDKARSRNSGGTGLGLAIVKHLVEAHHGYITVKSQIGKGTTFTVHFPKEV
- a CDS encoding response regulator transcription factor — encoded protein: MSKKVLIVDDEPSIVTLLEYNLKQAGFEVITASDGEEGLQKAILEQPDLIILDLMLPKIDGIEVCKQLRQQKIMVPILMLTAKDDEFDKVLGLELGADDYMTKPFSPREVVARMKAILRRIQPVAVPIEEENNKIVIGELSIFPDRYEAYFRDNLLELTPKEFELLLYLAKNKGRVLTRDQLLSAVWNYDFAGDTRIVDVHISHLREKIEQNTKKPLYIKTIRGLGYKLEEPKSDD
- a CDS encoding RNA-guided endonuclease TnpB family protein, translated to MKHYKPKEFAEMLHVSVKTLQRWDNEGVLKAYRNPKVRKLKKKLKREQRSLSRKYENLKKRGEKPATKRGANIDKNIFRVQKLHARLANIRLEYVKFVANEVVRTKPRYVVIENLNVKGMMKNRHLSKAMAEQCFYTFQTWLIHKCKKYGMEVRQVSRFYPSSKMCSRCGHMKKDLQLSDPIYVCDGCGHTMDRDLHAATSLLRATDYIVLT
- a CDS encoding transposase is translated as MKHHHISFKEYTMDNLTLPSNIADLIPPDNMAHVVHEMVERIPMETFLPYYKGGGTSSYHPKMMTKIILYAYTQKMYHGREIARQLEVHLPLMWLSGFQKPDFRSINRFRSERMKGLIDDLFREMITLLVADGYVNMEDYFVDGTKIEIE
- the ltrA gene encoding group II intron reverse transcriptase/maturase, which codes for MLMERILSRGNLLTALKRVEQNKGSHGIDGMSVKDLRRHLYENWDSLREELRTGTYQPAPVRRVEIPKPNGGVRMLGIPTVTDRFIQQAIAQVLTPIFDPTFSENSYGFRPNRRAHDAVRKAKEYIKEGYRWVVDIDLEKFFDKVNHDQLMGILAKRIEDRILLKLIRKYLQSGVMINGVVQITEEGTPQGGPLSPLLSNILLDQLDKELEARGHQFVRYADDCNIYVKSWKAGQRVMKSVSTFLEQHLKLKVNREKSAVDRPWKRKFLGFSFTFHKDPKVRIAKESMERLKRKIREITSRSKPYPMEVRVERLNQYLTGWCGYFALADTPSKFKEIDEWIRRRLRMCEWKQWKKPKTRVRKLIGLGIPEYKAYEWGNTRKKYWRIAHSPILHKTLDNSYWSQRGLKSLYNRYEFLRQS
- a CDS encoding MaoC family dehydratase; amino-acid sequence: MLKKRKLGRNISEITVGEKLVINAKIEDKDLLLYLGLTDDANPLYIQHDYASQTPWKKPIVPTIMLTGMITSAISKYLPGPGSHIERHDIHFLKPVYHYEQLQFWFEVKSVDVDAHSITVAVEALRDEREKVLEGTLTVCPPYALSWLDSHVLENF
- the mdh gene encoding malate dehydrogenase, translated to MAMKRKKISVIGAGFTGATTAFILAQKELGDVVLVDIPQLENPTKGKALDMLESSPVLGFDANIIGTSDYADTADSDIVVITAGIARKPGMSRDDLVTTNQKIMKAVTKEIVKYSPNCYIIVLTNPVDAMTYTVYKESGFPKNRVIGQSGVLDTARFRTFVAQELNLSVKDITGFVLGGHGDDMVPLVRYSYAGGIPLETLIPKERLDAIVERTRKGGGEIVNLLGNGSAYYAPAASLVEMVEAIIKDQRRVLPAIAYLEGEYGYEGIYLGVPTILGGNGIEKVIELELTDEEKAALAKSVESVKNVMKVLG